A single genomic interval of Streptomyces sp. BA2 harbors:
- a CDS encoding LmbU family transcriptional regulator, with amino-acid sequence MHHIAQHDRSDRQLPVGRRATEAARPRRPGERERIFTTRVGLKIPTSLTYDRWEKAGQHIFQIADSSAWCLGDWLVYGQDRYADRYQTGVQAAGLDYQTLRNYAWVARHFELWRRRETLSFGHHAEVASLPPAEADTWLDQAEQHGWSRNQLRLRLREGRRGNRPASPARASQLRISAPCDRVQRWREAASRGDRDFEEWVRLALDRATAHDLGH; translated from the coding sequence GTGCACCACATAGCACAGCACGACCGGAGTGACCGTCAATTACCAGTCGGCCGCCGAGCGACCGAGGCGGCCCGCCCTCGCAGGCCCGGCGAGCGGGAACGAATCTTCACCACCCGGGTCGGCCTCAAGATACCCACCAGCCTCACGTACGACCGATGGGAGAAGGCCGGGCAGCACATCTTCCAGATCGCCGACTCCTCCGCCTGGTGCCTGGGCGACTGGCTCGTCTACGGCCAGGACCGCTACGCAGACCGCTACCAGACCGGAGTCCAGGCCGCGGGCCTCGACTACCAGACACTGCGCAACTACGCGTGGGTGGCACGACACTTCGAGCTCTGGCGTCGGCGCGAGACGCTGAGCTTCGGCCACCACGCCGAGGTCGCCTCCCTGCCACCGGCGGAGGCCGACACCTGGCTCGACCAGGCGGAGCAACACGGCTGGTCACGGAACCAGCTCCGACTGCGGCTGCGGGAGGGCCGCAGAGGAAACCGGCCAGCCAGCCCCGCGCGGGCCAGCCAGCTCCGGATCAGCGCCCCCTGCGACCGTGTCCAGCGCTGGCGGGAGGCCGCGTCGAGGGGAGACCGCGACTTCGAGGAGTGGGTCCGGCTGGCGCTCGACCGTGCCACCGCGCACGATCTCGGCCATTGA
- a CDS encoding tryptophan 2,3-dioxygenase, which translates to MTTEQTTRSPACPLSVGSPSDTTPYAHYARMDELLALQHPLSSARTEPGFIIMSQVKELLFKLLHTEFSTARDQLADDLLDDALWTLRRAARVQQVLLVSWETFSVLSPVEFAEFRDVLGSASGFQSAGYRRLEFLLGNKNPAMAAPHRNTAGYEAVVGQLHEPSLYDAALALLARRGLLAPDDSPDRDVTRPYRGGAEVEEAWRAVYQDPVRHRDLHLLAEALMDTADQFARWRYTHLVTVQRMLGAKPGTGGTEGVAWLARISEHRFFPELWSVRSTL; encoded by the coding sequence ATGACCACCGAACAGACCACCCGGAGCCCCGCGTGCCCGTTGTCCGTCGGATCCCCGTCGGACACGACCCCGTACGCCCACTACGCGCGGATGGACGAGCTGCTGGCGTTGCAGCATCCGCTCAGCTCGGCCCGTACCGAGCCGGGGTTCATCATCATGAGCCAGGTCAAGGAGCTGCTGTTCAAGCTGCTGCACACCGAATTCAGCACAGCGCGCGACCAGTTGGCCGACGACCTGCTCGACGACGCGCTGTGGACGCTGCGCCGCGCCGCGCGGGTGCAGCAGGTGTTGCTGGTGTCGTGGGAGACGTTCTCCGTGCTGTCCCCGGTGGAGTTCGCCGAGTTCCGGGACGTCCTGGGGTCGGCCTCCGGCTTCCAGTCGGCCGGCTACCGGCGCCTGGAGTTCCTGCTCGGCAACAAGAACCCCGCGATGGCCGCGCCGCACCGGAACACGGCGGGCTACGAGGCGGTGGTCGGCCAGCTGCACGAGCCGAGCCTGTACGACGCCGCGCTCGCGCTGCTGGCGCGCCGCGGGCTGCTCGCGCCCGACGACTCCCCGGACCGGGACGTCACCCGGCCGTACCGCGGCGGCGCGGAGGTCGAGGAGGCCTGGCGGGCGGTCTACCAGGACCCCGTCCGCCATCGCGACCTGCATCTGCTCGCCGAGGCGCTGATGGACACCGCCGACCAGTTCGCACGCTGGCGCTACACCCACCTGGTGACCGTGCAGCGGATGCTGGGCGCCAAGCCCGGGACCGGCGGCACCGAGGGCGTGGCCTGGCTCGCCCGGATCAGTGAGCACCGTTTCTTCCCGGAACTGTGGTCGGTGCGCTCCACGCTCTGA
- a CDS encoding siderophore-interacting protein, with product MAELPVTFIQVTDITRITPRMARVTFEASHLDDSVGLTPDQQLKLCFPRPGQERPVLPEQSDDATGWYQAFLAIAEDERPWMRSFTLRRRVPGTNTVEVDFVLHGDSGPASAWAGSARPGDRLGMVGPSALYAGPVSLTDSIASTDWLLLAGDETALPAIGTLLEALPERTRAQVYIEVAGRAEQQTFQTAGDVTLHWLHRDGTQAGRSEALIDAVRGAEFPPGRPFAWLAGEAGVVRTLRRHLVNDRGLDKRAIDFSGYWRVKLTQDDAPTADDMAEAQERLAEYQAAADGQS from the coding sequence ATGGCAGAGCTCCCCGTCACGTTCATCCAGGTCACCGACATCACACGCATCACACCGCGGATGGCCCGCGTGACGTTCGAGGCCTCCCACCTCGACGACTCAGTCGGCCTGACCCCGGACCAGCAGCTCAAGCTCTGCTTCCCCCGGCCCGGCCAGGAGCGGCCCGTCCTGCCGGAGCAGAGCGACGACGCGACGGGCTGGTACCAGGCATTTCTGGCCATTGCGGAGGACGAGCGGCCCTGGATGCGCAGCTTCACCCTCCGCCGGCGCGTACCCGGGACGAACACCGTCGAGGTCGACTTCGTCCTGCACGGCGACAGCGGCCCGGCCAGCGCCTGGGCCGGCTCCGCCCGCCCCGGCGACCGGCTCGGCATGGTCGGCCCCTCCGCGCTCTACGCCGGACCGGTCTCCCTGACGGACTCGATCGCCTCCACCGACTGGCTGCTGCTCGCCGGCGACGAGACGGCACTGCCCGCCATCGGCACCCTGCTGGAGGCCCTGCCCGAGCGGACCCGCGCCCAGGTCTACATCGAGGTCGCCGGCCGCGCCGAGCAGCAGACCTTCCAGACGGCGGGCGACGTCACCCTGCACTGGCTGCACCGCGACGGAACCCAGGCCGGCCGCAGCGAAGCCCTGATCGACGCCGTCCGCGGCGCCGAGTTCCCGCCCGGGCGCCCCTTCGCCTGGCTGGCCGGCGAGGCAGGCGTCGTCCGGACCCTGCGGCGCCACCTGGTCAACGACAGGGGGCTCGACAAGCGCGCGATCGACTTCAGCGGCTACTGGCGCGTCAAGCTCACCCAGGACGACGCCCCGACCGCCGACGACATGGCCGAGGCGCAGGAGCGCCTCGCCGAGTACCAGGCGGCGGCCGATGGCCAGTCCTGA
- a CDS encoding ATP-binding cassette domain-containing protein, translating to MITVRGLARRFTVRGQSVEAVKGIDFDVAPGEVVGFLGPNGAGKTTTLRMLTTLLRPTGGTGTVADCDLLTDPQGVRRRIGCVHQGGATWPESRVAEEIELQARLYGLSRSEAKRRGALLAERLDLAGLDQRPVKTLSGGQRRRLDIALGLVHEPTLVFLDEPTTGLDPQSRANLWDHVRRLRSEQGTTVFLTTHYLDEADALCDRILVTDHGTIVAEGTPDALKARVAGDAITIEVTDQIAEAADVAGRLTGATEVSVDGDTVRFRVPRGDAALPELLRTLDGRGITMVSVKVNRPTLDDVFLSLTGRSLRDDDPAPQAREAVHAA from the coding sequence ATGATCACAGTACGAGGTCTCGCCCGCCGGTTCACCGTGCGCGGCCAGAGTGTCGAAGCGGTCAAAGGCATCGACTTCGACGTGGCGCCCGGGGAGGTTGTCGGGTTCCTCGGCCCCAACGGGGCGGGCAAGACCACGACCTTACGGATGCTCACGACCCTGCTGCGCCCCACCGGCGGAACCGGCACCGTGGCCGACTGCGACCTGCTGACGGACCCCCAGGGCGTCCGGCGCAGGATCGGCTGCGTCCACCAGGGCGGCGCCACCTGGCCCGAGTCCAGAGTCGCCGAGGAGATCGAACTCCAGGCCCGGCTCTACGGCCTGTCCCGGTCCGAGGCCAAACGGCGCGGGGCCCTGCTCGCCGAGCGGCTCGACCTCGCCGGCCTGGACCAGCGCCCCGTCAAGACGCTCTCCGGCGGTCAGCGCCGTCGGCTCGACATCGCTCTCGGACTGGTCCACGAACCGACGCTCGTCTTCCTCGACGAGCCCACCACCGGGCTCGATCCGCAGAGCCGGGCCAACCTCTGGGACCACGTCCGCCGCCTGCGCTCCGAGCAGGGCACGACCGTCTTCCTCACCACGCACTACCTCGACGAGGCGGACGCGCTGTGCGACCGGATCCTCGTCACCGATCACGGCACGATCGTCGCCGAGGGAACCCCCGACGCACTCAAGGCCCGGGTCGCCGGCGACGCGATCACCATCGAGGTGACCGACCAGATCGCGGAGGCGGCCGACGTCGCCGGGCGGCTGACCGGCGCGACCGAGGTGAGCGTTGACGGCGACACGGTGCGCTTCCGGGTGCCCCGCGGCGACGCCGCCCTGCCGGAACTGCTGCGCACCCTCGACGGCCGGGGGATCACCATGGTCTCGGTCAAGGTCAACCGGCCCACCCTCGACGACGTGTTCCTCAGCCTGACCGGACGCTCCCTGCGGGACGACGACCCCGCGCCCCAGGCCAGGGAGGCCGTCCATGCTGCGTGA
- a CDS encoding cytochrome P450 has protein sequence MGLLEHDTEMVTMVLAGHETSTHLIGNGTAALLAHPDQLARLRENPALLPRAVQEIAGTRIARGDPVQPVLVSANFDPRRYTDPGRLHLTRQPDGQAENHVGFGHGIHCSLGATLARQEGEVALARLLDRYPDLALADGDPEQERARLPGSWRLNALRLLLGP, from the coding sequence GTGGGCCTGCTGGAGCACGACACGGAGATGGTCACCATGGTGCTGGCCGGCCACGAGACGAGCACGCATCTGATCGGCAACGGCACCGCGGCCCTGCTCGCCCATCCCGACCAGCTGGCACGGCTCAGGGAGAACCCGGCGCTGCTCCCGAGAGCGGTGCAGGAGATCGCCGGCACGCGCATCGCCCGCGGTGACCCGGTCCAACCGGTGCTGGTCTCCGCCAACTTCGACCCGCGGCGCTATACCGACCCGGGCCGGCTGCACCTGACACGTCAGCCGGACGGGCAGGCGGAGAACCACGTGGGCTTCGGTCACGGCATCCACTGCAGCCTGGGCGCGACGCTGGCCCGGCAGGAGGGCGAGGTGGCGCTCGCCCGGCTGCTGGACCGCTACCCGGACCTCGCGCTGGCTGACGGCGATCCGGAGCAGGAACGCGCCCGGCTGCCCGGCAGTTGGCGGCTGAACGCGTTGCGCCTGCTGCTCGGCCCCTGA
- a CDS encoding alpha/beta hydrolase produces the protein MRDARPAGGAVYRGMDQATLDRQYSPSSRVASLDAYLREYERLSEAARRDHPVRTSLAYGPHPAERLDYFPGPAAGRAPLLVFVHGGNWQALGRAESAFPVPPLLAAGAAVAVIEYGLAPDVGLDAMAGMVRRAVDWLLRHADGLGFAQDRLHLCGTSAGAHLAAMALLPDAPAGPDVSGRIAGAVLLSGMYDLEPVRLSYVNDALRLDEAAALRNSPILRLPARLPETVVARGGNETEEYVRQHDRMVTALRPWAAVTEVVADRRDHFDLPYDLGMPGTGLGDAVLAQMGLEGTTA, from the coding sequence ATGCGCGACGCACGGCCGGCCGGAGGTGCCGTGTACCGGGGCATGGACCAGGCCACGCTGGACCGGCAGTACTCGCCGAGTTCGCGTGTGGCGAGCCTGGACGCCTACCTGCGCGAGTACGAGCGGCTGAGCGAGGCCGCCCGCCGGGACCACCCGGTGCGGACCTCTCTCGCCTACGGGCCGCACCCTGCGGAGAGGCTCGACTACTTCCCCGGACCGGCGGCCGGGCGGGCGCCGCTGCTGGTGTTCGTGCACGGCGGGAACTGGCAGGCACTCGGCCGCGCCGAATCGGCGTTCCCGGTGCCGCCGTTGCTGGCCGCCGGCGCGGCGGTCGCGGTGATCGAGTACGGGCTGGCGCCGGACGTCGGCCTGGACGCCATGGCGGGCATGGTGCGCCGGGCCGTGGACTGGCTGCTGCGGCACGCGGACGGGCTCGGGTTCGCCCAGGACCGCCTCCATCTGTGCGGCACCTCGGCCGGCGCGCACCTGGCCGCCATGGCCCTGCTGCCGGATGCGCCGGCCGGCCCGGACGTGTCCGGCCGGATCGCCGGGGCGGTGCTGCTCAGCGGCATGTACGACCTGGAGCCGGTCCGCCTGTCCTACGTCAACGACGCGCTGCGGCTGGACGAGGCCGCGGCCCTGCGCAACAGCCCGATCCTTCGACTGCCGGCGCGGCTGCCCGAGACGGTGGTCGCCCGCGGCGGCAACGAGACCGAGGAGTACGTCCGCCAACACGACCGGATGGTGACGGCGCTGCGCCCCTGGGCAGCGGTGACGGAGGTCGTCGCCGATCGGCGCGACCACTTCGACCTCCCCTACGACCTGGGCATGCCGGGCACCGGGCTGGGCGACGCGGTCCTGGCGCAGATGGGACTGGAAGGAACGACCGCATGA
- a CDS encoding ABC transporter permease gives MLRDTQLIFVRDMKLALRSPTWLLIGIMQPLLYLFLFGPLMVSVVDHTPGFPPGGAWEVLTPALIVQTALFSGSFAGVGLLTEYRVGVVDRFRGTPASRAALLFGKVLAQAVQATAQSVLIVLVTLLVFDLDASLTGLLLSLAIAAVLAITLSSGSYALAMVLKSEAAFPALMNAVLLPLLLLSGVLLPVSEQLAPGWLYNLARINPLTHVVDAERAAFRGDMSATGLLTGCLVLLVMAALALLWGTRTFRKENA, from the coding sequence ATGCTGCGTGACACCCAACTGATCTTCGTGCGGGACATGAAGCTCGCGCTGCGCAGCCCGACCTGGCTGCTCATCGGGATCATGCAGCCGCTGCTGTACCTGTTCCTCTTCGGACCCCTCATGGTGTCCGTGGTCGACCACACCCCCGGTTTCCCGCCCGGCGGCGCCTGGGAGGTCCTCACCCCGGCCCTCATCGTCCAGACGGCATTGTTCAGCGGCTCCTTCGCCGGGGTGGGGCTGCTCACCGAGTACCGGGTCGGCGTCGTCGACCGCTTCCGCGGCACGCCCGCGAGCAGGGCCGCCTTGCTGTTCGGCAAGGTCCTGGCCCAGGCTGTGCAAGCCACCGCGCAGTCCGTACTGATCGTGCTGGTGACGCTGCTCGTCTTCGACCTCGACGCCTCACTGACCGGGCTGCTGCTCAGCCTGGCGATCGCCGCGGTCCTGGCCATCACGCTGTCCTCGGGATCGTACGCACTGGCGATGGTCCTCAAGAGCGAGGCCGCGTTCCCCGCGCTGATGAACGCCGTGCTCCTGCCGCTTCTGCTGCTGTCCGGGGTGCTGCTGCCGGTCTCCGAGCAACTGGCCCCAGGCTGGCTGTACAACCTGGCCCGGATCAACCCCCTGACCCATGTGGTCGACGCCGAACGCGCGGCGTTCCGGGGGGACATGAGCGCCACGGGGCTGCTGACCGGCTGCCTCGTGCTGCTGGTCATGGCCGCCCTCGCCCTGCTGTGGGGCACGCGGACCTTCCGCAAGGAGAACGCCTGA
- a CDS encoding ferredoxin — MEIRIDHRTCIGAGQSTLTAPTVFTHDDDGYATLVPDGARTTTPRKVTQAALSCPVQTIAVGNDPPDT; from the coding sequence ATGGAGATCCGCATCGACCACCGCACCTGTATCGGGGCCGGACAGAGCACCCTCACGGCACCCACCGTCTTCACTCACGACGACGACGGGTACGCCACGCTCGTGCCCGACGGGGCGCGGACGACGACCCCGCGGAAGGTCACCCAGGCCGCGCTGTCCTGCCCCGTCCAGACCATCGCCGTGGGGAACGACCCACCTGACACCTGA
- a CDS encoding phosphatase PAP2 family protein: MEETAEGTKLWCGAAATMVWLGGWRGRKAAIAGLAAVAVAQLVSNGVCKQLAHRPRPPREWFPHDEVEDRPDSSSFPSGHTAAAVAFTTAVAPAWPLAGALCSVPATMVAIERVQSGAHYPSDVAVGAAIGLASAWLTHRTPRLILHHWL; this comes from the coding sequence GTGGAGGAGACGGCGGAGGGGACCAAGCTGTGGTGCGGCGCGGCCGCCACGATGGTCTGGCTGGGCGGCTGGCGCGGGCGCAAGGCCGCCATCGCGGGCCTGGCCGCTGTGGCGGTGGCGCAGCTGGTCTCCAACGGGGTGTGCAAACAGCTGGCCCACCGCCCCCGGCCCCCCAGGGAGTGGTTCCCGCACGACGAGGTCGAGGACCGTCCCGACTCGTCCTCCTTTCCCTCCGGGCACACTGCCGCCGCGGTCGCCTTCACCACCGCCGTCGCCCCCGCATGGCCCCTGGCCGGCGCCCTGTGTTCGGTACCGGCCACCATGGTGGCCATCGAACGCGTGCAAAGCGGCGCCCACTACCCCAGCGACGTGGCGGTCGGCGCCGCGATCGGCCTGGCCAGCGCCTGGCTCACTCACCGCACCCCGCGCCTGATCCTGCACCACTGGCTCTAG
- a CDS encoding kynureninase yields the protein MGSGISRTVAEELDADDPLAAFRERFVIADPELIYLDGNSLGPLPAATPEVLREVVEEGWGGGLVRSWQGWIDWGARLGDRLAEHVLGAAPGEVVISDSTSVNLYKLAAAALDAAPGRGTVLMDAEDFPTNRYIVQGLAEQRGLRLVRLPSDLDGGLDLDALRSALNGDVALVVLSLVSYRSGALLDMAQVNDLAHAVGARVVWDVSHAAGAVPVDLAGTGAELAVGCTYKYLNGGPGSPAFLYVRRDLQSRLRQPVWGWYGQRGQFEMGPDYDPVPGIERFLVSTPPLVSLAAIDPALALVEEAGLARIRAKGLRLGRLADDLADAWLTPLDFRPASPRPPERRGSHLSLYHPDAWRICQASAADAKVVCDYRVPDRLRIGLSPLVTRFTDVWDALARIRDVVAEGAYASRPVGLARVT from the coding sequence ATGGGGAGTGGGATCTCGCGCACGGTGGCCGAGGAACTGGACGCGGACGATCCGCTCGCCGCGTTCCGCGAGCGGTTCGTCATCGCCGATCCAGAGCTGATCTACCTGGACGGCAACTCGCTGGGCCCGCTGCCCGCCGCCACGCCGGAGGTGCTGCGGGAGGTGGTCGAGGAGGGCTGGGGCGGCGGACTGGTGCGGTCGTGGCAGGGCTGGATCGACTGGGGCGCACGGCTCGGCGACCGCCTCGCCGAGCACGTGCTCGGCGCCGCGCCCGGCGAGGTGGTGATCTCCGACTCCACGTCGGTCAACCTCTACAAGCTGGCGGCCGCCGCCCTCGACGCGGCGCCGGGGCGCGGCACTGTCCTGATGGACGCCGAGGACTTCCCGACCAACCGGTACATCGTCCAGGGCCTCGCCGAACAGCGTGGGCTGCGGCTGGTGCGGCTGCCGTCCGACCTCGACGGCGGCCTCGACCTCGACGCGCTGCGCTCGGCGCTGAACGGTGACGTCGCGCTGGTGGTGTTGTCGCTGGTGTCCTACCGAAGCGGCGCGCTGCTGGACATGGCGCAGGTGAACGACCTGGCCCACGCGGTCGGCGCGCGGGTGGTGTGGGATGTGTCGCACGCCGCCGGAGCCGTCCCCGTGGACCTGGCCGGCACCGGCGCGGAACTCGCCGTCGGCTGCACGTACAAGTACCTCAACGGCGGCCCGGGTTCACCCGCCTTCCTTTATGTGCGCCGCGACCTGCAGTCCCGGCTGCGGCAGCCGGTGTGGGGCTGGTACGGGCAGCGCGGGCAGTTCGAGATGGGGCCCGACTACGACCCGGTGCCGGGCATCGAGCGGTTCCTGGTGAGCACCCCGCCGCTGGTGTCGCTGGCGGCGATCGATCCCGCCCTCGCCCTGGTCGAGGAGGCCGGCCTGGCGCGGATCCGGGCCAAGGGGCTGCGGCTGGGCCGGCTGGCCGACGATCTGGCGGACGCCTGGCTCACTCCGCTGGACTTCCGGCCCGCCTCGCCCCGCCCGCCGGAGCGGCGCGGTTCGCATCTGTCCCTGTACCACCCCGACGCCTGGCGGATCTGCCAGGCGTCGGCCGCGGACGCGAAGGTCGTCTGCGACTACCGGGTCCCGGACCGGCTGCGCATCGGTCTGTCCCCCCTCGTCACCCGGTTCACCGACGTCTGGGACGCGTTGGCCCGTATCCGCGACGTCGTGGCCGAGGGCGCCTACGCCTCCCGGCCCGTCGGCCTCGCCCGGGTGACCTGA
- the acmL gene encoding 3-hydroxy-D-kynurenine methyltransferase AcmL: MAHASPLTTDGLVQILFGSSAFQMLRAGSDLGLFTLLHRRPGLTPPEIGRELDLEERPVQILLLGTTALGLTVRQGGGYENADVLNGLFAEGTWEIIEDLVEYEERIVRPAEVDFIASLRENTNVGLRRIKGTGEDLYHRLSADPELEQLFYRCMRSWSRLSNPVLVEKADLTGVRRVLDVGGGDGVNAIALAQANPGVEFTVLDLPGTVEIARKKVAEHGLSDRISVRAADIFADTYPTGHDCVLFANQLVIWSPQENIRLLRKAHAALPAGGRVLVFNAMSDDSGDGPLYAALDNVYFATLPAASSTIYRWGQYEEWFAAAGFVKPERLPGGRWTPHGVISAVK, encoded by the coding sequence ATGGCTCACGCGTCCCCGCTCACCACCGACGGACTGGTACAGATCCTGTTCGGCTCCTCGGCCTTTCAGATGCTCCGCGCGGGCAGCGACCTGGGCCTGTTCACCCTGCTGCACCGGCGACCGGGCCTGACCCCGCCGGAGATCGGCCGGGAACTCGACCTGGAGGAGCGGCCGGTACAGATCCTGCTGCTCGGCACCACCGCCCTCGGGCTGACGGTGCGTCAGGGCGGCGGTTACGAGAATGCAGACGTGCTGAACGGCCTCTTCGCGGAGGGCACTTGGGAGATCATCGAGGATCTCGTCGAGTACGAGGAGCGGATCGTCCGGCCCGCCGAGGTGGACTTCATCGCGTCGCTGCGCGAGAACACCAACGTCGGCCTGCGACGGATCAAGGGCACGGGGGAGGACCTCTACCACCGGCTGTCCGCGGACCCCGAGCTGGAGCAGCTGTTCTACCGCTGCATGCGGTCCTGGTCCCGGCTGTCCAACCCCGTGCTGGTCGAGAAGGCCGACCTCACCGGAGTGCGGCGCGTGCTCGACGTGGGCGGCGGCGACGGCGTCAACGCCATCGCCCTCGCCCAGGCCAACCCTGGCGTGGAGTTCACCGTCCTGGACCTGCCCGGCACGGTGGAGATCGCCCGCAAGAAGGTCGCCGAGCACGGTCTGTCCGACCGGATCTCCGTGCGGGCCGCGGACATCTTCGCCGACACCTACCCGACAGGCCACGACTGCGTGCTCTTCGCCAACCAGCTCGTGATCTGGTCACCGCAGGAGAACATACGGCTGCTGCGCAAGGCGCACGCGGCGCTGCCGGCCGGCGGGCGGGTGCTGGTGTTCAACGCCATGTCCGACGACAGCGGGGACGGCCCGCTGTACGCGGCCCTGGACAACGTGTACTTCGCGACGCTGCCGGCAGCCAGCAGCACGATCTACCGGTGGGGCCAGTACGAGGAGTGGTTCGCCGCGGCCGGGTTCGTGAAGCCCGAGCGGCTGCCCGGCGGCCGGTGGACGCCGCACGGCGTGATCAGCGCGGTCAAGTGA
- a CDS encoding DUF6875 domain-containing protein, translated as MLTDVLSVDVAKALAAVDEWLSEYIRRPHGELGRTGPVCPFVEPAQRADALEIRIRLIGPTPSQTLIDEIVRCGLDEFSEVDWKSGNPNLRSLLLVLPDLPAEHLHLLDAAHTALKPESVRRGLMIAQFHEKCEEKAARNPAFEVSHSPVPMMAVRSMAIHDVLFLADRREWFEEYASRFGARYRSGSHGIDPLLTEVYERACAAYAPGS; from the coding sequence ATGCTGACCGACGTGCTCTCCGTCGACGTGGCCAAGGCCCTGGCCGCCGTGGACGAATGGCTGAGCGAGTACATCCGCCGACCGCACGGCGAACTCGGACGCACCGGCCCGGTGTGCCCGTTCGTCGAACCCGCCCAGCGTGCCGACGCGCTGGAGATCCGCATCAGGCTGATCGGCCCCACCCCGAGCCAGACCCTGATCGACGAGATCGTCCGCTGTGGCCTCGACGAGTTCAGCGAGGTCGACTGGAAGTCCGGCAACCCGAATCTGCGCTCGCTGCTGCTCGTCCTGCCGGACCTGCCGGCCGAGCACCTGCACCTGCTGGACGCGGCGCACACCGCGCTCAAGCCGGAGAGTGTGCGGCGGGGGCTGATGATCGCCCAGTTCCACGAGAAGTGCGAGGAGAAGGCCGCGCGCAACCCGGCGTTCGAGGTGAGCCACTCCCCGGTGCCGATGATGGCGGTGCGGTCGATGGCGATCCACGACGTGCTGTTCCTGGCCGACCGGCGGGAGTGGTTCGAGGAGTACGCGAGCCGTTTCGGAGCCCGCTACCGCAGCGGTTCGCACGGCATCGACCCGTTGCTGACCGAGGTGTACGAGCGGGCCTGTGCCGCCTACGCGCCGGGGAGCTGA
- a CDS encoding TetR/AcrR family transcriptional regulator C-terminal domain-containing protein — translation MVVFAGQGDARRSMSLLWRSAESGGHALKPGSKPGPKPGLDVDTIVAAGVAVADEQGMTALSMRAVGTQLGRTAMALYTYVPSKSELVDLMHDRVLAELPTEYDTSAGWRPAITDWADDAWAFYLRHPWVLQVSQARPVLGPNEYTRLETVVRILGGISLEPLHVRRVIAVLSQFVRGMAIVATEHRQAAPETGVPDEEWWAQRSALLAEFAPNFTERFPALAALESAATLAAMTEAEAGGAASHMEQEAKEAFRVGLDLILNSVEAAARTGSDGTLHASAGTP, via the coding sequence GTGGTTGTTTTCGCCGGACAGGGCGATGCCCGCCGATCCATGTCCCTGCTCTGGCGATCGGCCGAATCCGGGGGGCACGCTCTCAAACCCGGATCCAAACCCGGTCCCAAACCCGGACTCGACGTGGACACGATCGTGGCCGCGGGTGTCGCGGTGGCGGACGAACAGGGCATGACGGCCCTGTCCATGCGGGCGGTCGGGACCCAGCTCGGGCGGACCGCCATGGCGCTCTACACGTACGTGCCGAGCAAGAGCGAACTGGTCGACCTCATGCACGACCGGGTGCTGGCCGAACTGCCCACGGAGTACGACACGAGCGCGGGGTGGCGGCCGGCAATCACCGACTGGGCCGACGACGCCTGGGCGTTCTATCTCCGCCACCCCTGGGTCCTCCAGGTCTCGCAGGCCCGACCCGTACTCGGGCCGAACGAGTACACGCGGCTGGAAACGGTGGTGCGGATCCTGGGCGGAATCAGCCTTGAACCCCTGCACGTAAGACGGGTCATCGCGGTGTTGTCCCAGTTCGTGCGGGGTATGGCCATCGTCGCGACGGAACACCGGCAGGCGGCGCCGGAGACCGGGGTGCCCGACGAGGAGTGGTGGGCCCAGCGGTCCGCACTGCTCGCGGAGTTCGCGCCCAACTTCACCGAACGCTTCCCCGCCCTCGCGGCCCTGGAATCGGCCGCGACTCTCGCCGCCATGACCGAGGCGGAGGCGGGCGGCGCCGCGTCACACATGGAGCAGGAGGCGAAGGAGGCCTTCCGGGTGGGCCTGGACCTGATCCTCAACAGCGTCGAGGCGGCGGCGCGGACGGGCTCCGACGGCACGCTCCACGCCTCGGCCGGAACCCCCTGA